One segment of Deinococcus metalli DNA contains the following:
- a CDS encoding PAS domain S-box protein has translation MRAFDPGRRWASRAPLIVMAMVLLLTTAMSLVLSDYVHEQQNNRFLRETGSYSNALDSRLSEYGQLLYALRAAWQVHPDLLDARDFNGYVRGLDLNRQYPGVRTVGYAALLPPGADEAALTAKLRRAVSPTWAVRQGSSPQATRAPAAVVSSIEPGANVALGFDLYSEPVRRALLVASERSGGVQASDRVALLQPGQDGRSLDGFLMALPVPGTGVNGTRPDGFLFLSIRADRLTATLSSSMGIRPLNVVLSVNGKRLSGQEPTAAVDFQRSVSRVISGQHWTLDFSADSSYGQDFAAITPLLTLLGGLLTAGLAFLVVQAQVRARSQAEALNVSLALARTRQEQASAEFEAIFHSMQDAAAFTDEVGLIRLVNPALREQFRVADDRLIGQPLSVLHEDLGLANRESFQAITTPYVRTDGSTFAGEAQRSAVVDPEGRRLGQLEVVRDVSERVQAERAVQAAQRRYRGLLDALPYSVQVSDPEGRVTFVNARHQDVLGVDDLTSAMSPEGRAAYAHLQSAAMAARAPQQQDVQLALPGGDRHWFTLTFAPFRDQRGEVVEWVTSVTDIHDRMLAERLAQRNEERYRSVLEGLPQIVWLTDTRGTPVYFNRQWTAYVGEARAGQDFQALIHPSDRGEYARRWASALHAGRPFEAEHRLLGRADTYRTFVTRGLPVTDSGGQVIEWVGTSTDVDDSVHAENAARLLADVSGHLAARGGQHGAARHAPYATALDALTVRFVDSAALWQVGPLQLAARSARHPGWDAPHMRALVRQMVDEVMASRQRVVLTAHPLLHGVHATGAVLIPLIAQNGMLCGLLGLAHRQPLTDRDAELADELAKRFAAALENDALQQRVAAAQDDLRTLNQSLEERVELRTRELEGANRELEAFSYSVSHDLRTPLRHIVGFGDLLAKEADGADLSPKARRYLGIITDSAARMSQLIEDLLEFSRMGRQELRRAPVDLAPLVQASWLALEPDRAGRDVALRVAALPTVDGDPTMLSLVFTNLLSNAIKYTRTQPHAVIDVSSTLADDEVSVTVRDNGVGFDPRYMDKLFGVFQRLHRADEFEGIGIGLANVRRIVSRHGGRVSADSQPGEGAAFTVTLPARSAE, from the coding sequence ATGAGGGCCTTCGATCCCGGCCGCCGCTGGGCGTCCCGGGCGCCGCTGATCGTGATGGCGATGGTGCTGCTGCTCACCACCGCGATGTCGCTGGTGCTGTCGGACTACGTGCACGAGCAGCAGAACAACCGCTTCCTGCGCGAGACCGGCTCGTACAGCAACGCGCTCGATTCGCGGCTCTCGGAGTACGGGCAACTGCTGTACGCGTTGCGGGCAGCGTGGCAGGTGCACCCGGACCTGCTGGACGCACGCGACTTCAACGGGTATGTGAGGGGCCTGGACCTGAACAGGCAGTACCCGGGCGTGCGGACGGTGGGGTACGCCGCGCTGCTGCCGCCTGGAGCGGATGAGGCGGCCCTCACGGCCAAGCTGCGGCGGGCCGTGTCGCCCACGTGGGCGGTGCGTCAGGGCTCCTCGCCGCAGGCGACCCGGGCGCCGGCCGCCGTGGTGTCGTCCATCGAGCCCGGGGCAAACGTGGCGCTCGGCTTTGACCTGTATTCCGAGCCGGTGCGGCGGGCCCTGCTGGTGGCCAGCGAACGCTCCGGCGGCGTGCAGGCGTCGGACCGCGTGGCGCTGCTGCAACCCGGCCAGGACGGCCGGTCGCTCGACGGCTTCCTGATGGCGCTGCCCGTGCCCGGCACCGGCGTGAACGGCACGCGGCCCGACGGCTTCCTGTTCCTGTCAATCCGCGCCGACCGCCTGACGGCGACGCTCAGCTCCAGCATGGGCATCCGGCCCTTGAATGTCGTGCTGAGCGTGAACGGCAAGCGCCTGAGCGGGCAGGAGCCGACCGCTGCGGTGGATTTCCAGCGCAGCGTGAGCCGCGTGATCTCCGGCCAGCACTGGACCCTGGATTTCTCGGCAGACAGCAGCTACGGTCAGGACTTCGCGGCCATCACGCCGCTGCTCACGCTGCTGGGCGGCCTGCTGACCGCCGGGCTGGCCTTCCTGGTGGTGCAGGCGCAGGTGCGGGCGCGCAGCCAGGCCGAGGCGCTGAACGTCTCGCTGGCGCTGGCCCGCACGCGCCAGGAGCAGGCCAGCGCCGAGTTCGAGGCGATCTTCCACTCCATGCAGGACGCGGCCGCCTTCACCGACGAGGTCGGCCTGATCCGGCTGGTGAACCCCGCGCTGCGCGAACAGTTCCGGGTGGCGGACGACCGCCTGATCGGTCAGCCCCTGTCGGTGCTGCATGAAGACCTGGGCCTCGCCAACCGCGAGTCGTTTCAGGCGATCACCACGCCGTATGTCCGGACGGACGGCTCGACCTTCGCTGGCGAGGCCCAGCGCAGCGCCGTGGTCGACCCCGAGGGCCGGCGACTGGGCCAGCTGGAGGTCGTGCGGGACGTCAGCGAGCGCGTGCAGGCCGAGCGGGCGGTGCAGGCCGCTCAGCGCCGCTACCGGGGCCTGCTGGACGCCCTGCCGTACTCCGTGCAGGTCAGCGATCCCGAGGGCCGCGTGACCTTCGTGAACGCCCGGCACCAGGACGTGCTCGGCGTGGACGACCTGACCAGCGCGATGTCGCCCGAGGGCCGCGCGGCGTACGCGCACCTGCAGTCCGCCGCGATGGCCGCGCGCGCGCCCCAGCAGCAGGACGTGCAGCTCGCGTTGCCCGGCGGCGACCGCCACTGGTTCACGCTGACCTTCGCGCCCTTCCGCGACCAGCGCGGCGAGGTGGTGGAATGGGTCACCAGCGTGACGGACATCCACGACCGGATGCTGGCCGAGCGGCTCGCGCAGCGCAACGAGGAACGCTACCGCAGCGTTCTGGAGGGGCTGCCGCAGATCGTATGGCTCACCGACACGCGCGGCACGCCGGTGTACTTCAACCGGCAGTGGACGGCGTACGTGGGCGAGGCGCGGGCCGGGCAGGACTTCCAGGCGCTGATCCACCCGTCGGACCGTGGAGAGTACGCCCGCCGCTGGGCGTCGGCACTCCACGCCGGGCGGCCCTTCGAGGCCGAACACCGGCTGCTCGGCCGGGCCGACACCTACCGGACCTTCGTGACCCGCGGCCTGCCCGTCACCGACTCGGGCGGGCAGGTGATCGAGTGGGTGGGCACGTCCACCGACGTGGACGACTCGGTGCACGCCGAGAACGCCGCGCGGCTGCTCGCGGACGTGTCCGGCCACCTCGCGGCGCGCGGCGGGCAGCACGGAGCGGCCCGGCATGCGCCGTACGCCACCGCGCTGGACGCCCTGACGGTGCGCTTCGTGGACAGCGCCGCGCTGTGGCAGGTTGGACCGCTGCAACTCGCGGCGCGCTCCGCCCGTCACCCCGGCTGGGACGCGCCGCACATGCGCGCCTTGGTGCGCCAGATGGTGGACGAGGTGATGGCGTCGCGGCAGCGCGTCGTGCTGACGGCGCACCCCCTGCTGCATGGCGTGCACGCCACGGGCGCCGTCCTGATCCCCCTGATCGCCCAGAACGGCATGCTGTGCGGTCTGCTGGGGCTCGCGCACCGGCAGCCCCTCACCGACCGCGACGCGGAACTCGCGGACGAGCTGGCCAAGCGGTTCGCGGCCGCGCTGGAAAATGACGCCCTGCAACAGCGCGTCGCGGCGGCCCAGGACGACCTACGCACCCTGAATCAGTCGCTGGAGGAACGCGTGGAACTGCGCACCCGCGAGCTGGAGGGCGCCAACCGTGAGCTGGAGGCCTTCAGCTACTCCGTCAGCCACGACCTGCGCACGCCGCTGCGGCACATCGTGGGCTTCGGCGACCTGCTCGCCAAGGAGGCGGACGGCGCCGACCTCAGCCCCAAGGCGCGGCGCTACCTCGGCATCATCACGGACTCGGCGGCGCGCATGAGCCAGCTGATCGAGGACCTGCTGGAGTTCTCCCGCATGGGCCGCCAGGAACTGCGCCGCGCGCCGGTCGACCTGGCCCCGCTGGTGCAGGCCAGCTGGCTGGCCCTGGAACCCGACCGCGCCGGCCGGGACGTGGCGCTGCGTGTGGCCGCCCTGCCCACCGTGGACGGCGACCCCACCATGCTGTCCCTGGTGTTCACGAACCTGCTCAGCAACGCCATCAAGTACACGCGCACGCAGCCGCACGCGGTCATCGACGTGAGCAGCACCCTAGCGGACGATGAAGTCAGCGTGACGGTCCGGGACAATGGTGTGGGCTTCGATCCGCGTTACATGGATAAACTGTTCGGCGTGTTCCAACGACTCCACCGTGCCGATGAATTCGAAGGCATCGGCATCGGCCTGGCCAACGTGCGCCGCATCGTGAGCCGGCATGGCGGCCGCGTGTCGGCCGACTCCCAGCCGGGCGAGGGCGCGGCCTTCACCGTGACGCTTCCAGCGAGGTCCGCCGAATGA